From a single Micromonospora sp. WMMD1102 genomic region:
- a CDS encoding septum formation initiator family protein, with product MTQRRTPSGQGPARRPDRAGRSGTSRTDRRTGREPGNRAEPRQGQARSAGTTRATGATRAGGTGRGGDARSGSRPAAARRPVAARAVKRTYAQHPRRYTGRATVLVGVLVALALAYTYPVRVYLDQQSDIARIEAAQQAQRELIGDLTEEAALWDDPEYVKIQARERFYMVLPGEVPLVVLTDRKGADRDAGVDPKTAEQPAKPWYDTLWSSVQAANEPDKAGR from the coding sequence ATGACGCAACGCCGTACGCCGAGCGGGCAGGGCCCGGCTCGACGGCCGGATCGTGCTGGCCGGTCCGGGACGTCCCGGACCGACCGCCGCACGGGCCGGGAACCGGGCAACCGGGCCGAGCCGCGCCAGGGCCAGGCCCGCTCCGCCGGGACCACCCGGGCGACCGGGGCCACCCGGGCCGGCGGCACCGGCCGGGGCGGCGACGCCCGCTCGGGCAGCCGGCCCGCCGCCGCCCGCCGGCCCGTGGCCGCCCGAGCGGTGAAGCGGACGTACGCCCAGCACCCCCGGCGCTACACCGGCCGCGCGACGGTGCTCGTCGGCGTACTGGTGGCGTTGGCGCTCGCGTACACATACCCGGTCCGGGTCTATCTCGACCAGCAGTCCGACATCGCCCGGATCGAGGCGGCCCAGCAGGCGCAGCGGGAACTCATCGGCGACCTGACCGAGGAGGCGGCGCTCTGGGACGACCCGGAGTACGTCAAGATCCAGGCGAGGGAGCGGTTCTACATGGTGCTGCCCGGCGAGGTGCCGCTGGTGGTGCTCACCGACCGCAAGGGCGCCGACCGGGACGCCGGGGTCGACCCGAAGACGGCCGAGCAGCCCGCGAAGCCGTGGTACGACACCCTCTGGTCCAGCGTGCAGGCGGCCAACGAGCCGGACAAGGCCGGCCGGTGA